From Echinicola soli, a single genomic window includes:
- a CDS encoding CcmD family protein: protein MQKWLVVFLLFISLQVMAQEKKEINTEDYENYSVDMADEMRSNGKIYVLVGVIGIVMGGILVYLVGTDKKLSRLEKEFRN from the coding sequence ATGCAAAAGTGGCTAGTGGTTTTTCTGTTGTTTATCAGCCTTCAGGTGATGGCGCAGGAAAAAAAAGAAATCAATACTGAAGATTACGAAAACTATAGTGTAGACATGGCCGACGAAATGCGGTCCAATGGAAAGATCTACGTGTTAGTAGGGGTAATTGGAATTGTAATGGGTGGGATTTTGGTCTACCTTGTAGGTACAGACAAAAAACTGTCCCGACTTGAAAAAGAATTTAGAAACTGA
- a CDS encoding cytochrome c maturation protein CcmE domain-containing protein, translating to MKKGHIIGLGIIAVAIVIIISSIGDASSYESFSTAKDMASNGDEDPIHVVGHLKKDSRGTVTGLEVSQDKTSFTFTMVDNDGTEQQVYYNEPVPADFTRSEQVVVIGAYKTDQMFVADKILMKCPSKYQDNEFRDVTASKK from the coding sequence ATGAAAAAAGGACATATCATCGGTCTTGGGATTATCGCAGTGGCGATCGTCATCATTATTTCTTCCATAGGTGACGCCAGCTCTTACGAAAGCTTCTCCACCGCAAAGGACATGGCCAGCAATGGTGACGAAGACCCTATCCATGTGGTCGGTCATTTGAAAAAAGACAGTCGAGGCACGGTAACTGGACTGGAAGTCAGCCAGGACAAAACCTCCTTTACCTTCACCATGGTCGATAATGACGGTACCGAGCAGCAAGTGTATTATAACGAGCCAGTCCCTGCTGATTTTACCAGATCAGAACAAGTGGTAGTCATCGGTGCTTATAAGACCGATCAGATGTTTGTAGCTGACAAGATCCTGATGAAATGCCCCTCAAAATACCAGGACAATGAATTTAGAGATGTTACCGCTTCCAAAAAATAA
- a CDS encoding cytochrome c biogenesis protein: MHHNSKVITMRANWWKVLAVILLAYTIIAGLLFEAPRLPILNETIRALHFHVTMWFGMIIMLVVAVIYSVKYLRSGNLQDDDIAIEFTNAAILFGVLGIVTGMLWAKFTWGDYWSGDPKQNAAAIGLLIYFAYLILRNSLVDVHQRARIGAVYNIFAFAAFIPLIFVLPRLTDSLHPGNGGNPGFNAYDLDSNLRMVFYPAIIAWTLLGVWLASLRIRAKRLERILEDKLINQ; the protein is encoded by the coding sequence TTGCACCACAATAGCAAAGTAATTACCATGCGAGCAAATTGGTGGAAAGTATTGGCGGTCATTCTATTAGCATACACGATCATCGCCGGCCTTCTCTTCGAAGCACCTAGATTACCCATTCTCAACGAAACCATTCGAGCCCTGCACTTCCATGTGACCATGTGGTTTGGTATGATCATTATGCTGGTCGTGGCGGTCATTTATAGCGTGAAATACTTAAGGTCGGGAAATCTACAAGATGATGACATTGCCATTGAATTTACCAATGCTGCCATCCTATTCGGCGTGTTGGGGATTGTGACGGGGATGCTGTGGGCCAAGTTTACCTGGGGAGATTATTGGAGTGGGGATCCCAAGCAGAATGCAGCGGCGATTGGTTTGCTCATTTACTTTGCCTACCTCATCCTGAGAAACTCACTGGTGGATGTCCATCAGCGTGCCAGGATCGGTGCTGTTTATAATATTTTTGCTTTTGCCGCATTTATTCCGTTGATTTTTGTTTTGCCGCGGCTTACAGACAGCCTTCACCCAGGAAATGGTGGCAATCCAGGCTTTAATGCTTATGACCTTGACAGTAACCTCCGAATGGTCTTTTATCCGGCCATTATCGCTTGGACTTTACTGGGGGTGTGGCTGGCAAGCCTGCGCATCAGGGCCAAACGACTGGAAAGAATATTAGAAGACAAACTTATTAATCAATAG
- a CDS encoding TlpA family protein disulfide reductase — MKSKLFLLPLLALLACGKAEKNPAVQLTLDLENIDDASVLNIYDLSAQLGGDLLSPISSIAADSTGTFQVTMDSIQPGFYGLEVNDQGFTTLYLYDGVNMAVKGDPKKPKQLAYSGEGAGEAIFYRDFAALSTQSLGVFVEEDESNFVRKLDSAYQAGMNEINEADSLNNTFITNEKALLTARRALYTSYYPRGRQRLMQSAEEILLPDSVKAYKTMAITLANEGLLIPEYRRVMDNLHQTAFNKVMNEYSEAHPDENWGMTEYIEMRRDYILEDEDEALKDYLLAKLALDAISYYGDEAAALAYDTYLEKYPDSPFKEYLEAVNKKWEKLAKGKPAIEVEGSAPDGSKVKLSDFEGKVIYLDTWATWCGPCRGEFPAAKKLKEEYKDQKDVVFMYASIDSDKEAWEKYLKEDPDFKGIHLYVDGAWQSDLCHDYMINAIPRYILIDKNGNIANVKAPRPSSGETIRNEINALL; from the coding sequence ATGAAAAGTAAATTGTTTTTGTTGCCACTGCTGGCGTTGTTGGCCTGTGGAAAGGCAGAAAAGAATCCTGCTGTACAATTGACCCTTGATCTGGAAAACATTGATGATGCTTCAGTGTTGAATATATACGACTTATCGGCCCAACTGGGAGGAGATTTACTGAGCCCAATATCCAGCATTGCTGCAGATTCCACGGGGACATTTCAGGTCACAATGGACTCTATCCAGCCAGGATTTTATGGACTGGAAGTCAATGACCAAGGATTCACAACACTCTATTTGTACGATGGTGTAAACATGGCGGTCAAAGGAGATCCTAAGAAACCCAAGCAACTGGCATATTCGGGTGAAGGTGCCGGCGAAGCTATATTTTACAGGGACTTTGCGGCCCTTTCCACGCAGAGCCTAGGGGTATTTGTAGAAGAAGACGAGTCAAATTTCGTAAGGAAACTGGATTCTGCTTATCAGGCGGGAATGAACGAAATCAATGAAGCGGACTCTTTGAACAATACGTTTATCACAAACGAAAAAGCGTTGCTCACAGCAAGGAGAGCCTTATATACGAGCTATTATCCAAGGGGACGCCAGCGCTTGATGCAGTCAGCGGAAGAAATCTTACTACCGGATTCTGTTAAGGCCTATAAAACCATGGCTATAACCTTGGCAAACGAAGGGTTGTTAATCCCCGAATACCGAAGGGTAATGGATAACCTCCATCAGACTGCGTTTAACAAAGTGATGAACGAATACTCGGAAGCACATCCCGATGAGAATTGGGGAATGACTGAATACATCGAAATGCGCAGGGATTATATCCTAGAAGATGAAGATGAAGCACTAAAAGATTATCTGCTAGCCAAGCTGGCCCTAGATGCAATCAGCTATTATGGTGATGAAGCAGCCGCCTTAGCGTACGATACATATCTGGAAAAGTACCCTGACTCCCCTTTTAAGGAATACTTGGAAGCGGTGAACAAAAAGTGGGAAAAGCTAGCCAAAGGGAAACCTGCTATAGAAGTGGAAGGTTCTGCACCTGATGGCAGCAAGGTAAAATTATCCGATTTTGAAGGGAAAGTGATCTATCTGGATACTTGGGCGACTTGGTGTGGGCCTTGCCGCGGGGAGTTTCCTGCAGCCAAAAAGCTTAAGGAAGAGTATAAAGATCAGAAAGATGTCGTATTTATGTATGCTTCCATAGACAGTGATAAAGAAGCTTGGGAAAAGTACCTCAAAGAAGATCCCGATTTCAAAGGCATCCACCTCTATGTAGATGGTGCTTGGCAGTCTGACCTTTGCCATGATTACATGATCAATGCCATCCCCCGGTATATCCTGATTGATAAAAACGGAAATATAGCCAATGTAAAAGCCCCTAGGCCAAGCAGTGGTGAAACTATTAGAAATGAGATCAATGCACTGCTCTGA
- a CDS encoding heme exporter protein CcmB, with translation MWKEIIVLIKKEVTLEWRQKYALNGILLYVVSAVFITYLSVGAKQGNISVPTWNALYWIIILFSSVNAVAKSFVQEHQGRQLYYYMIASPEGIIISKIIYNTLLTAVLAILGYLVFSVILGNPVQDQGLFVLNLLLGAIGFSACLTMVSGIASKASNNATLMAILSFPIIIPILLMAIRISKNAIDGLDRGVSADKLLTLLAINAIIGTTAYILFPYLWRS, from the coding sequence ATGTGGAAAGAAATCATCGTACTGATCAAAAAAGAGGTCACGCTGGAATGGCGCCAAAAATATGCACTTAACGGCATCTTGCTTTATGTGGTCAGTGCTGTTTTTATCACTTATCTGAGTGTGGGGGCCAAGCAAGGCAATATTTCCGTTCCTACGTGGAATGCGCTTTACTGGATCATCATCCTCTTTTCATCTGTTAATGCCGTCGCCAAAAGTTTCGTTCAGGAGCACCAAGGTCGACAGCTCTATTATTATATGATCGCTTCGCCAGAAGGAATCATTATCTCCAAAATCATCTATAATACCCTGTTGACGGCTGTTTTGGCGATCTTGGGATATTTGGTTTTTAGCGTTATTCTGGGCAATCCCGTGCAGGACCAGGGGCTGTTTGTGTTGAACTTGCTATTGGGGGCGATTGGTTTTTCGGCTTGCTTGACCATGGTGTCGGGCATCGCTTCCAAGGCCAGCAATAACGCCACTCTTATGGCAATCCTGAGCTTCCCCATTATCATTCCTATCTTACTCATGGCCATTCGCATTTCCAAAAACGCCATCGATGGATTGGATAGGGGCGTTAGTGCAGACAAATTACTGACCCTCCTCGCCATAAACGCCATCATTGGAACTACCGCATACATCCTTTTTCCTTATCTGTGGAGGAGTTGA
- the ccsA gene encoding cytochrome c biogenesis protein CcsA translates to MINTFIGNLGHFMVILAFVSAIITAWSYYQYTIVPETEKASWRKFSRVFFYIHAVSAVSIGVILFNIIYNHRFEYFYAYSHSSEALPVHYMISSFWEGQEGSFILWIFWDVLLGLFLIHTNKSWEGPVMVVFSLVQAFLVSMILGVVIGDLKIGSSPFILLRDVANAPIFQMNPDFVPEDGTGLNPLLQNIWMVIHPPTLFLGYASTLVPFAYLMAGLWTGRYKEWIRPALPWTIFSALILGMGIIMGAYWAYVTLNFGGYWNWDPVENASYVPWLIIVASIHTMITFKKSSTALKTSIVLVITQFILVLYATFLVRSGVLGDTSVHSFTDLGLSGQLLIYLFFFLFVAIFFSARAWKDIPSSEREASVYSREFWIFIGATTLGLMAFQVILPTSIPVYNAIIEAFGGISNMAPPADQVGFYTKFQLWFGVVVALLTAVGQFFWWKKMDKAALKSALVTPYIISLLLAALIISLAQVWNITYMIIVMAGTFTVVANATILIKILRKSTFKLAGGSLAHIGIGLMLIGVMFSSGYSDTVSINMSGLTYKRDWEDELNKENVLLWINQPLQMKDYEVVYRGRNKKLEGVPGYVSVGKLEMTGQQNKAIALEDIVVDGETYHKKGDEVDIVLEENSYFEIEYYQDQQLQFTLFPMSQPNPTMGLISSPDSKHYLNKDLYTHISAINNYEDPEWGEDKEYKATPGEQFHLGDYVTTFEGGEVVESVEGVELKEGDVAVKANLVIQDHDKQIRLEPIFLIRGNQVGRIPVTNHDLGIKVQVDNISPESNQFIFTVNSYQKDYVVMKALVKPYINVLWVGTIILLMGFAVAIYRRYDEFIKMRDKGLE, encoded by the coding sequence ATGATTAATACCTTTATTGGTAACCTGGGCCATTTCATGGTGATCTTGGCTTTTGTTAGTGCGATCATCACCGCTTGGTCTTATTATCAATACACGATAGTTCCCGAAACGGAAAAAGCCTCTTGGAGAAAATTCAGCAGGGTTTTCTTTTATATCCATGCGGTATCCGCCGTGTCCATCGGCGTGATCCTTTTTAACATTATTTACAATCACCGTTTCGAATATTTCTACGCTTATTCCCACTCTTCCGAAGCACTTCCTGTACACTACATGATTTCCAGTTTCTGGGAAGGTCAGGAAGGAAGTTTTATCCTTTGGATATTTTGGGATGTCCTGTTGGGCCTGTTTCTGATCCATACCAATAAGTCCTGGGAAGGGCCTGTTATGGTTGTGTTTTCACTGGTGCAGGCATTCCTGGTGTCCATGATCCTAGGGGTGGTGATTGGTGATTTGAAGATTGGTAGTTCCCCTTTCATATTATTGAGGGATGTAGCCAATGCGCCCATTTTCCAAATGAATCCTGACTTCGTGCCGGAAGATGGTACAGGTCTTAACCCGCTATTGCAGAACATATGGATGGTGATCCATCCGCCGACACTCTTCTTGGGTTATGCTTCTACACTTGTGCCGTTTGCTTACCTGATGGCAGGATTGTGGACTGGACGCTATAAGGAATGGATCAGGCCAGCACTTCCATGGACCATATTTTCTGCTTTGATTCTGGGCATGGGCATCATCATGGGCGCATATTGGGCCTATGTTACGCTGAACTTTGGAGGCTATTGGAACTGGGATCCGGTGGAAAATGCTTCTTATGTACCTTGGCTGATCATTGTGGCTTCCATCCATACCATGATCACCTTTAAGAAAAGCAGTACTGCCCTGAAGACCTCCATTGTGTTGGTGATTACTCAGTTTATATTAGTACTCTATGCCACATTCTTGGTTAGAAGTGGGGTGCTGGGGGATACTTCGGTACACTCCTTTACGGATTTAGGCCTTTCAGGCCAATTGCTGATTTATCTTTTCTTTTTCCTGTTTGTGGCGATCTTCTTTTCTGCCAGGGCGTGGAAGGATATTCCAAGTTCCGAGCGGGAAGCCTCGGTTTACTCTCGGGAGTTTTGGATCTTTATCGGTGCCACGACCTTGGGATTGATGGCTTTTCAGGTTATCCTGCCGACTTCTATTCCGGTCTATAATGCCATCATCGAGGCCTTTGGAGGAATCTCCAACATGGCACCGCCGGCAGATCAAGTCGGATTTTATACCAAATTCCAACTTTGGTTTGGCGTAGTGGTTGCCTTGCTCACAGCAGTGGGGCAGTTCTTCTGGTGGAAAAAAATGGACAAGGCAGCCCTTAAAAGTGCCTTGGTGACTCCATATATTATTTCATTGCTCTTGGCGGCTCTTATCATCAGCTTGGCCCAAGTATGGAACATCACCTACATGATCATCGTCATGGCAGGTACATTCACGGTGGTGGCCAATGCCACTATACTCATCAAAATTCTCCGAAAATCCACCTTTAAACTGGCTGGTGGATCGCTGGCTCACATTGGAATTGGCTTGATGCTCATTGGAGTGATGTTTTCTTCAGGCTATTCAGATACAGTCAGCATTAACATGTCCGGACTCACCTACAAGCGGGATTGGGAGGATGAGCTGAACAAAGAAAATGTCCTGCTCTGGATCAACCAGCCACTACAGATGAAAGATTATGAAGTGGTTTATCGTGGAAGGAACAAGAAACTGGAAGGCGTGCCCGGCTATGTCAGTGTAGGCAAGCTCGAAATGACAGGCCAACAAAACAAAGCCATTGCCCTGGAGGATATCGTGGTGGATGGAGAAACCTATCACAAGAAAGGTGATGAAGTGGATATTGTACTGGAGGAAAACAGTTATTTCGAAATCGAATATTATCAAGATCAGCAGCTGCAATTTACCCTATTTCCCATGTCACAGCCCAATCCGACGATGGGGCTGATCTCCTCACCCGACTCTAAGCATTACCTGAACAAGGACCTCTATACACACATCTCCGCGATCAACAATTATGAAGACCCTGAATGGGGTGAGGACAAGGAGTACAAAGCCACTCCGGGAGAGCAGTTTCACCTTGGTGATTATGTGACTACTTTTGAAGGAGGAGAAGTCGTGGAAAGTGTAGAAGGAGTGGAACTCAAAGAGGGTGATGTCGCCGTAAAAGCAAACTTGGTCATTCAGGATCATGACAAACAAATCCGTCTCGAGCCCATTTTCCTCATCCGGGGAAATCAGGTAGGAAGAATACCTGTGACCAACCATGATTTAGGCATCAAAGTCCAAGTGGACAATATCAGCCCCGAAAGCAACCAGTTCATCTTTACCGTGAATAGCTATCAGAAGGATTATGTGGTGATGAAAGCATTGGTAAAGCCGTATATCAATGTGCTTTGGGTGGGCACAATCATCCTGCTGATGGGATTTGCAGTGGCAATTTACAGGCGCTATGATGAATTTATAAAGATGCGTGATAAAGGTCTCGAGTAA